Genomic DNA from Rubripirellula tenax:
GATGAATTTGACGTGTTCAGGCGGCTCTTCCAACGTTTTCAACAGCGCGTTGAATGCCGCGCCGGTCAACATGTGGACTTCGTCGATGATGTAAATCTTGTACCGCGATCGGCTGGGCCGAACACCAACGTTAGCGCGTAGCGAACGGATTTCGTCGATGCCGCGGTTGCTGGCACCGTCGATTTCGATCACATCGACGTCTTCGCCTGAATCGATCGCTTGCGCAACATCGGAAGCGTTGTCAGGGTTTGCCGTGGGGCCCGACGGGTCGTTGAGTGCCTTGGCAAAGATACGCGCGGTACTGGTTTTGCCGACTCCGCGGGCACCGGTGAACAGGTACGCATGGCCGACACGATTCGTATCGATCGCATTTTTCAGCGCCCGTCCGACGTGATCTTGCCCGACCAGTTCATCAAACCCGCGCGGGCGGTACCGGCGAGCGACGACGACGTAATCGCCATCTTTAGATGCGGGTTCGGCCATGGGTTGCAAACATCACGAAGTCGGCGGGCGATCGAAGTTGGCAGTAGATCTTGGTTTCGAAAAGCTTGCCCGTCAGAGGCGACCCTCACACAAAGCTACACCGCTTATGGCTGCTCCAGTTAAGGCCTGACCAGGTTCACGACTCACAGTCGCAAGGGCCGCCACTGACGGACAAGTCATTCGACGACCCGGCATTATCCGGGTCGTTCGTCCAGGATGACATCATAGTGTGGTTCACACCGAATCGGGAACCACCCCGAATTTGATTATCGCCGACGTCCGCGGCCACCACGACCGCCGCCGCCGCCGCCGCTTGCCTTGCTCTTTTTGTGATTTTCGATGTTGCCGTCGACAAACGACTCCACCGTTTCCAGCCAAGTTGGGACGTCCCCATGGTGGATTTCGCGGCGGGGAGCAGCATCCGAATTGGATGCCTCGTCGCTGCGTCCACGCGGAGCCCGTGGTGCGGTTTCGCTATCGCGTGAAGTCCCTTCGTCGCTGCGACTGCGTCCGCGACCGCGTCCACGCGAGCCACGACGGCCCTTGCGAACTTCGGAATCTTCATCGCTGTTTTCGTCAACCGATGCTGGTGCACCAAAGTCATCGTCGTCCATATTGAACGCTGATTTCGACGACAGCGGATCGTTGCGGTCGCGTTCGGCCGATCGCGACGACGAAGCGTCTTGTTCCGGCGATTCGCTGGTTCGGTCTTCGCTGCCGCGACCTCTGCCTCGGCCACGACGTCCACGCCGCCGCGATCGCGGACGTTGTTCGTCATCGCTACCGCTTTCCGTATTGGAGGCATCGGACGACTCGATATCCGAATCAACGTCCAGATCCAGATCTAAATCCGAATCCATCGACATCAAGTCATCGTCGTCGTTGAAGTCTCGACTGACACGGGCCTCTGGTTCGTCACGCCGTCCACCGCGAGCCGGCTCAGGTCGTGGTTTTTCTTCACGTGGACCCGCGTTGCTCGAGCCTTCGCCGCGTCCACCGCGCGAGCGACCACCACGTCGTGGGCGATCGCCACTGGGACCTTCGTCGTCACGCGTCTTGGGTTCGGCACCACGTCGCGGGCGATCGCTGGAGACAGCTTCGCCATCGTTGTCTGCGTCTGCACGAGCGACTTGGTCTTCGCTTGTCCGTTGTCGCGACCCGCGACGTCCGCGTCGGCGACGGGCCGGGCGACCCTCGGAATCGGCTTCACCCGATGAATCGCGTGCTGGCTTGGGATCGTCCCATGAATCATCGTTGGACTGCGACCCGACGCCGCTCACGTCATCTTGGTTGTCCGATTCATCGAAATCGTCGACCAGCCCGGTTCCGAAACCGCCAGAAGGTTGGCGATCGGATCGCGATGATGAACGAGGCGACTCGTCGGATTGGCGACGCAGCGAATCATCGCGGCTGGGTTCATCGCGGCTGGGTTCACGTCTTGGCCGATCATCACGCGAAGCACGTTCCTCGCGGGCGGGCCTGTCGCCCTGTTTCCCTCGTTCGTCTCGGCTGCTCCGTTCGTCTCGGTTGCCCCGTTCGGAACGCTCACCGCGAGGCGACCGTTGGCTGATTTCTCGGTCCAGTGCGGTCGGGTCTGGTTTCGGCACAGGTGCCGGTTCATAAGACGACGCACCCGCAGATCGAGCAGGCGTACCGAATCCCGGCAACACTTGCGGCGGCTCGACGGCGGTCAGCGCGTCAAGGACGTCATCGGCAACGGGACCGTCATCGAACGAAGAAGGCTTGGCCGTTTCGCGACGAGATTCGTGTCTGGGTTCAGGCTCGCGGCGTGATTCAGGTTCACGTCGGACCACCGGTGGTTCGACGACTTTCTCAACCGCTGGCTTGGCCGTGGGAGCGTCGTCGTCCTTTCGATTGAAGCCCGCGAAAATGTCATCGATATCGTCGGCCTTGGCCGGCTCGACCGCAGGCTTCGTTTCAACAGCCTTGATTTCGGGCTTGGGAGTTTCCGCTTTCGGCGGTTCAACCTTTGCAGGCTCGGCCTTGGCCGATTCGGGCTTTGCAGCAGCCTTCTTTGGCGGGTCAGCGGGTCCGGGGGTTCCCAGCAAATTGGCTAAGAAATTCCAATGGTCGGATCTCATAAATACGTCGCTTCAGCGAATAGGGTAAGGCTTGGGGGCTGCTGCGGATCGGCTGTCGCATCGATGGCGACAAAGGAAAGCCGGTGGGTCGCGCGGGCCCGCAAACGGGTTTTGTATCAGTGTGGCAAAATGCCGCCAACGGTTGATGGATCGCGGCCACTGATTCGCATGGATGTGCGGTGATCGAGTCGCCGGAAGCATCGGTTTTACCGGGCACCATCGTGATGATGGTGGGCATTTTGATGGTGGGTATGCACCCGTGGACTGGTTTTGGAATCGGAAAAGTCACTCATCACCAGTCCCCATGGACTATAGGTATATCCGCCGATCATTCTCTTCCCAAGGCCAAGCGTCGGCCGATCTAGAAAACAGACTCAAATACACGCCCCCCACCCACGAAAACGCAGCTTTTTTCACTCCAATGCCGAACACTGCTCCTCCAAACCGCCCACTTCGCCCATTGATTGTCTTTGGAACCCGGCCCGAAGCCATCAAAATGAGCCCCGTGATCTTGGAATGCCAGCGGCGGCCTGCCCAGGTCGCGCCCATCGTCTGCAGCACCGGCCAGCATCGCGAAATGCTTGCTCAAGTCTTGGGTTATTTCGGGATCACCCCCGACATCGACCTGGGACTGATGAAGCCCGGACAAACGCTGACGGGTTTGACGGCGGCTTGCCTGGAAGCGGTCGACAGCGTGATCGTCGATCAAAAACCGGATTGTGTCGTCGTTCAAGGTGACACGACCACGGTCATGGCGGCTGCGATGGCGGCGTTTTATCACCGCGTTCCCATCGTTCACGTGGAAGCCGGTCTGCGAACGGGGGATCTGATGGCGCCTTGGCCCGAAGAATTCAACCGCCGCGTCGCCGGCATCATCACGAAACTGCACTGCGCGCCGACGCAGCGCAGCGCCGACGCCCTGCTGGCCGAAGGCGTCGACGCAAAGAACATTCGCATCACGGGCAACACCGTCATCGACGCGCTCCTTCACTCGGTTGAAAAAGAGCGAAACGAAGACGCCAAGTGGCGGGCCGAATATCCCGCCGCCACCGCCGACTCGGTCGTTCTGATTACCGGCCACCGCCGCGAAAACTTTGGCCCCGGAATGGCGTCGATTTTGGATGCGATCGCTGACTTGGCACGACTGCACCCCGAGACTCAATTTATCTATCCGGTTCACCTGAATCCTAATGTGAAGGGGCCCGTCCATGAACGCTTGGCGGGATTGGAAAACGTTCACCTGGTTCCGCCAGCCGACTACCCTCAATTCGTTTGGCTGATGGATCGAGCCAGCGTCGTCTTGACGGACTCGGGTGGTGTCCAGGAGGAAGCGCCATCGCTGGGCAATGCAGTCCTGGTGACACGCGAAAAAACCGAGCGTCCCGAAGCCGTCGAAGCAGGCCTGGCCGAATTGGTTGGAACGAACCGTGAATTGATCGTGCGGCGAGTCAGCGAATCGCTGGTCGTCGCTGCCAAGAAGACTCGAAGCGAACGCGCGTCCCAAGTCGTCGACAATCCCTATGGTGACGGGAAAGCCGCAGCCCGGATCGTCGACTGGATGATCGAAGATTGCCAGCGCATGAATTGATGCTCGTCGCAGTCGACCTCGAATTCGCGGTTATGATTTGGGTTCCGGTTCACCACCGCTACCACATCCACCGAGAAACTTTGGTTTGAGTGATTCCACTGATTCAGGATCTTGTTTCGACGACAGGTTGCGACAAGCACGCCAAGGCGACCGCCATTCCTTGGGCGAGATCCTTCAATCGTATCGAAAGTATTTGATCTTCTTGGCCCGATCAGGACTACATCACCATATGCAGGGCAAAGCCGACCCGGCGGACGTCGTGCAAGAAGTCTGTTTAGCAGCCAGCGACAGCTTCGAGGATTTTCGCGGCAATTCGACAGAGGAATTCGCTAGCTGGCTGCGTGGCATTTTGTCAAACGTGCTGGCGATGCAAGTGCGGCGGTACCTGGGCACGCAAAAACGTGACCCTCGGATAGAACAAGCACTCAATCAAGGCCTTCTTAGCGCATCGAGTTTCTTGCATTCGAATTTGGCTGGTGACTTCACGTCGCCAAGCCAACACTTTGCTCGCAACGAAGCCTTCCTGCGGATGGCCGAAGCACTGGAAACGTTGCCTAAACATTACCGGCAAGTGATCGTGCTGCGTCACGTCGATAATTTGTCGTTCAACGAAGTTGCACAGCAAATGGATCGGTCGGTCGACAGTGTCGAGAAACTGTGGGTGCGAGCCCTTGCGCAGTTGAAGCAATCCATCGGGGACGAGTGAATGAGTGTCAACGACGCAACAGATGACCATCACGCCAACGACGAATCTGATCAAGACGATCGCGTCGTCAATGCCGTCAAGCAATACATGTCGATGCTGGATGCCGGTCAAGCACCGTCGACCGAAGACTTTTTGAATCAACATGCCGAGATCGCCGACCAACTGCGTCCGTCGCTCGACGGTTTGGCGCTGGTGCATCGCGCGGCCGCACCCAAGCAATCGGGAATGGCCGCCGCCCCCGATGCCGAATTCACGTCCAAGCCGATTGGCGATTTTCAAATCGTGGGCGAACTCGGACGAGGCGGCATGGGTGTCGTTTATGAAGCGATCCAGTTGTCGCTCGGTCGTAGAGTCGCATTGAAAGTGCTGCCCTTTGCAAGTGGGCTGGACGAAGTGCGGCTGCAGCGATTTCGCAACGAGGCACACGCCGCCGCGGCTTTGCACCACACGAACATCGTCCCGGTGTACGCCGTCGGAAGCGATCGCGGCGTTCACTTCTATGCCATGCAATTGATCCAAGGCCAAACGCTGGCCGACGTCATCGAGCAAATGCGCGAGGTGAATTCGTTTCACCGTGATTCGCCCGACGCTGTTATCGAAGCGAATATCGACACGACCACTGGCGAACGCGACGCCCGCGCCCCCGTCAAAGCTCGATCCAGCGATGCGTCACGCGGGACGACGCACTCTCGTCCGAACGAGTCGACATTGTTGAATACGCATGCGGATCGATTGCGATACTATCGCACCGCCGTAAAGATGGCCCATCAAGCGGCGATGGCGATTCAGCACGCGCATCAATACGGCGTCATTCACCGTGACATCAAGCCCGGCAACCTTTTGCTGGACGCCGCGGGGCAAATTTGGGTAACTGATTTCGGATTGGCGCAAATCCAATACGCCGATTCCAACATGACGCGAACGGGCGACCCAATGGGGACGCTCAAGTATATGAGTCCAGAGCAAGCGGCTGGCAAACGCGGCGAGATGGATCATCGAACCGACATCTATTCGCTGGGAATCACGCTGTACGAACTTTTGACGTTGGAACCCGCGATCAAAGGCGACAACTATCGCGCCATGTTGAATCAAGTCGCCGAACACGAACCGTCGTCGCCAAAATCGATCGTGCCGTCGCTGCCGATCGAGCTGGACACGATCGTCCGCAAAGCGATCGCAAAGGCGCCTGCCGATCGATACGCTTCGGCGCAAACGTTCGCTGACGACTTGCAGAGCTGGCTCGACGATAAGCCGATCGCCGCCAAGCCACCGTCGGCTTTGGAACGACTGGCAAAGTGGCGTCGTCGCAACAGCGGACTGGTCGCGACGGCTAGCATTGTGTTGATGGCGGCAACGATCGGACTTCTGGTCACGACGCTGATGATCTATCGCGCACTCGACCGCGAGACTCAGCAACGAGAATTGGCAGAAGAAAGTTTTCAACAAGCAAAATCCGCAGTCGACCAATTCAGTAGCCTCAGCGAATCGGAGCTCGCTTATCATCCCAATCTTCAACACTTGCGACGTAGCTTTTTAGAAACATCGCTCGGCTTCTATCAAGACTTCCTAGAACACCGATCGGCCGATCCGGGGGCGTCCAAAGAGCTGGCGATGACGTCCAACCGTGTGCAAAAGATGGTAGAAGAACTGCGGTTGCTCGATAACATCGAACCGATGCTGATGCTGTCCAACAAAGCGGTACAGGACGACGTCGGCGTCGATCAAGAATCAGCAACCGCCATGACGGCTGCTGTAGAGAATTTTCAAACGCAACGAGAATCGTTGGCGGTGCGATATGTCGGAAGCCTGCAATCCGACGACAGCGAAATGAGTGACCTGCTTCGCGCATTCGAAAAAGAAATGTCACAGTACGTCAGCACGTCCCAAGTCAACCGGCTTCGACAGATCGCCCGGCAACAGGGATTGCCCTTCATCTTCATGAGTTCGGAAGTCGTCGTCGAACTTGGTCTGTCGCAAGATCAGCGCGAAGCGATCAGCCGAATCATCGAAGAGACGCGGCCCGGTCGTGGTGACGACGACCGACGCCCCGGTGGTGATCGGCCGGGTGATGATCGCCCCAGCAATGATCGCCTCGGTGATGGGTTCGGTGGCGATCGGCCACCACGACACGGGTTTGGTGGCCCGCCGGGTCGCTTCGGAAGTTTCGAAAGAGCTTTCTCGCCAGTGACACGAAATACGGTGAAACATATCCTCCAAATACTCACGCCCGAGCAGCGTGAGAAATGGAATGCGTTCGTCGGCGAACCCTTCCGTCCTTAAGAGATCGGCTTTGCCGATGCCGATTCAACCGTGGGGATCGCGTTGAGTGCGGCAATCAATTGGCTGGCATCGAAACCTTCGCGCGCCTCGTAGCGATAGACCAGTTCCAATGCTCCACCTCGCCGCGCCGTTTCGGCACTGATCAGTTTGTAGGATTCCGTCATACGGTCCAACTCGGCGTCCCAAGCACCGATGGTATGCAAACCGACTTTCAACGTCAGTCGCCACGATTTCTTTAGCAACACAGGTGACTCGGCTGCCACTTTCGGCTTCCTGTAAATCAGTGTCGCCAATCCGATGGCGATCAGTCCCAAACCGGACACCCAATATTGCCCGGCACCCACCGCCATCCCGACGACGACGGCCGCAAGGACAAATGCAACGTCACGCGTCTCGGGGACAGCAGTACGAAAACGGACGATCGAAAGGGCGCCAACCAGGCTGAACGCGCGGGCGATATTGTCGCCAATGATCTGGGTCGCCATCGCAATTAGGATGCTCATCAGGATCAGCGTCAGCGACAACGTGTCGGCCGAACCCGCGGGTCGCTTGCTGCGCGCGATCAGCGCAATCACCCATCCGCAAGCCCACGCGGCGACTAGACGAGTCGCCAGCGTGGCAATGTCCGCGTCCACTTCAGTCGAAACGGTGGTTAGCCAGTCAGGCATTGGCTCGTTCCTCGGCAAATACCGTCGCTCAGGCTGCCCGCCAACGAATCCGAAATCCCCTTGCAACCCAGTCCGCTACGCTCGACAGCCGCGCGGTACTTTGAAAAGCCCGTCGCGGGGATCGCAAACGTTCGCAACAGTTCTTTGAACAAGTGAGGCATTTGGTTGAGGAACTTCAATTCAAGAATTTCGATGTCCGCTGTGTCGATACGCGCTGTGCGATTCGCGTTGTCGGACGACGCCGCGACTTGCCAACCGTTCGCGGGACTTGCTTGTAAATGACTGTCGATCGTCAACCGTAAGCTCTCGCCGCCGAGGGTCGACGTTCGCGCGAAGCGGCGGTAGTGAACTTGAACGGTGGGCTGCAAACGACGCTCAGCGATCCGGCTGACAAACCAATCGCCACACCACAGTGTCGGTTCCGAATCGTCGGTCAACCGACGGACCACTTCATCTTCGCTTGTCGCTGATCGGTTCTTCCTGACCACATTCGCTTTCTTGCGTTTGGTTTCGATCCACAAGGTCGAATCGTCACCGTAGCGACGGATGCGATGTTTCGCTCGTCCAATCTCACCCGTGCGATGAAACAAATCCATTTCGGGCGTGTCCAAGTACAGCGTATTGACGTCGTAGCTGTCACCGAGCGATGCATTGCAGTGGCGGTCGACGCCAAGATGTTCACGCGCCCACCGCCGCACTTCGCACGACAGATGAGCATCAAGCGTGTATTTCAGTTCGATGCGTTTGTCGTGTACCTGAGCCTCAGTCATTGAGTCTTCTCCAACAAGTATTTACGTCGTCCATCTGCAAACTCTTTCAGGTTCATGCTGCCGTGACCACCCCGAGCTTCTTGGGGTTGGTCGGCGTTTTCCGTGACGGTCGTCGGGCGGGTGGCTGCGACAAACGCTTCATAAGTTCCTAGCTTTCGCGTTTCAGCCTTGATTGCCTCATCAACCAGCGACGCCTGTGAAGCGACGAACGGACCCACGTTGTTCCAGTCAAGCGACGTTTCGGCAATCTTGCGAACCTTGGCCAAGTACTGAGCGCGGAACGCGGGAACTGCCAACAGCTTGCTACGAAGCGGCTTGGTGGGGTCTTCCATTCCGATCAACGGATCAAGCTCCAGCGGCGACGAAGCGTTCGATGCACGATCACGGTCTGGCTCGCCTCGTCCACCTTCCGGGCGACCGTCATCGGGACGTCCACCTTCAGGACGAGTACCATCGGGGCGACCACCCTCCGCACGGGCACCGTCTGGCCGTCCGCCTTCGGGGCGACCACCGTCCGCACGATCAGGGCCGCGACCACCAAAGCCACGCCCGCCCCTGCCTCCAGGACCACCTGGGCCACCTGGGCCACCTGGGCCACCAGGTCCACCGGCGCCACGAAACGCCTCGTTCATGTCGTGCGCGATGAAATGAAACTTGTCGTTCTTGTCCAAGTAAATGTTGTAATCACTCGCGCGGATCCAATAGCCATCTGAGTTGATCAGCGAGTTGTCGAGCGCCAAGAACGACAACAATTCATCGATATCGACAAGTGGTTCCAATACCGCGGGTAGATCTTCTACTGGCGTTTGATCCAGCACGCGACAAAGCTC
This window encodes:
- a CDS encoding DUF4956 domain-containing protein gives rise to the protein MPDWLTTVSTEVDADIATLATRLVAAWACGWVIALIARSKRPAGSADTLSLTLILMSILIAMATQIIGDNIARAFSLVGALSIVRFRTAVPETRDVAFVLAAVVVGMAVGAGQYWVSGLGLIAIGLATLIYRKPKVAAESPVLLKKSWRLTLKVGLHTIGAWDAELDRMTESYKLISAETARRGGALELVYRYEAREGFDASQLIAALNAIPTVESASAKPIS
- the wecB gene encoding non-hydrolyzing UDP-N-acetylglucosamine 2-epimerase, with the translated sequence MPNTAPPNRPLRPLIVFGTRPEAIKMSPVILECQRRPAQVAPIVCSTGQHREMLAQVLGYFGITPDIDLGLMKPGQTLTGLTAACLEAVDSVIVDQKPDCVVVQGDTTTVMAAAMAAFYHRVPIVHVEAGLRTGDLMAPWPEEFNRRVAGIITKLHCAPTQRSADALLAEGVDAKNIRITGNTVIDALLHSVEKERNEDAKWRAEYPAATADSVVLITGHRRENFGPGMASILDAIADLARLHPETQFIYPVHLNPNVKGPVHERLAGLENVHLVPPADYPQFVWLMDRASVVLTDSGGVQEEAPSLGNAVLVTREKTERPEAVEAGLAELVGTNRELIVRRVSESLVVAAKKTRSERASQVVDNPYGDGKAAARIVDWMIEDCQRMN
- a CDS encoding serine/threonine protein kinase → MSVNDATDDHHANDESDQDDRVVNAVKQYMSMLDAGQAPSTEDFLNQHAEIADQLRPSLDGLALVHRAAAPKQSGMAAAPDAEFTSKPIGDFQIVGELGRGGMGVVYEAIQLSLGRRVALKVLPFASGLDEVRLQRFRNEAHAAAALHHTNIVPVYAVGSDRGVHFYAMQLIQGQTLADVIEQMREVNSFHRDSPDAVIEANIDTTTGERDARAPVKARSSDASRGTTHSRPNESTLLNTHADRLRYYRTAVKMAHQAAMAIQHAHQYGVIHRDIKPGNLLLDAAGQIWVTDFGLAQIQYADSNMTRTGDPMGTLKYMSPEQAAGKRGEMDHRTDIYSLGITLYELLTLEPAIKGDNYRAMLNQVAEHEPSSPKSIVPSLPIELDTIVRKAIAKAPADRYASAQTFADDLQSWLDDKPIAAKPPSALERLAKWRRRNSGLVATASIVLMAATIGLLVTTLMIYRALDRETQQRELAEESFQQAKSAVDQFSSLSESELAYHPNLQHLRRSFLETSLGFYQDFLEHRSADPGASKELAMTSNRVQKMVEELRLLDNIEPMLMLSNKAVQDDVGVDQESATAMTAAVENFQTQRESLAVRYVGSLQSDDSEMSDLLRAFEKEMSQYVSTSQVNRLRQIARQQGLPFIFMSSEVVVELGLSQDQREAISRIIEETRPGRGDDDRRPGGDRPGDDRPSNDRLGDGFGGDRPPRHGFGGPPGRFGSFERAFSPVTRNTVKHILQILTPEQREKWNAFVGEPFRP
- a CDS encoding sigma-70 family RNA polymerase sigma factor, with the translated sequence MSDSTDSGSCFDDRLRQARQGDRHSLGEILQSYRKYLIFLARSGLHHHMQGKADPADVVQEVCLAASDSFEDFRGNSTEEFASWLRGILSNVLAMQVRRYLGTQKRDPRIEQALNQGLLSASSFLHSNLAGDFTSPSQHFARNEAFLRMAEALETLPKHYRQVIVLRHVDNLSFNEVAQQMDRSVDSVEKLWVRALAQLKQSIGDE
- a CDS encoding polyphosphate polymerase domain-containing protein, with the protein product MTEAQVHDKRIELKYTLDAHLSCEVRRWAREHLGVDRHCNASLGDSYDVNTLYLDTPEMDLFHRTGEIGRAKHRIRRYGDDSTLWIETKRKKANVVRKNRSATSEDEVVRRLTDDSEPTLWCGDWFVSRIAERRLQPTVQVHYRRFARTSTLGGESLRLTIDSHLQASPANGWQVAASSDNANRTARIDTADIEILELKFLNQMPHLFKELLRTFAIPATGFSKYRAAVERSGLGCKGISDSLAGSLSDGICRGTSQCLTG